From a single Jatrophihabitans sp. genomic region:
- a CDS encoding TIGR03089 family protein, producing MPSSPSLSHAGPEQLFAARLAADPGGPLVTFYDDASGERAELSAKSLANWIAKTHFLLVDELGAAVGDRAFIRLPVHWLAAPILLGCWYAGLEVVSEPADATVAFGDADSLLQALPSSQLRRLDGAFAVSLLSMARPSTPPPDMADYASSVRPMPDNWAEVRAQAEPDQPALDGRSRAELGQAASQAAHELGLEPGGRLMWTAPWAGPQDWTASLLAPLAVGGSVVLVRNPDPAKAAARAAAERSTASV from the coding sequence ATGCCTTCCTCGCCTTCGCTGTCCCACGCCGGTCCTGAGCAGCTTTTCGCCGCCCGGCTGGCCGCCGATCCAGGCGGTCCGCTGGTCACCTTCTACGACGACGCCAGCGGTGAGCGCGCCGAGCTGTCTGCCAAGTCGCTGGCCAACTGGATCGCCAAGACGCACTTCCTGCTGGTGGACGAGCTGGGGGCAGCGGTCGGTGACCGGGCCTTCATCCGGCTGCCGGTGCACTGGCTGGCGGCGCCGATCCTGCTGGGCTGCTGGTACGCCGGCCTTGAGGTGGTGAGTGAGCCGGCTGATGCCACCGTGGCCTTCGGCGACGCCGACTCGCTGCTCCAGGCGCTGCCCAGCTCGCAGCTGCGCCGCCTGGACGGCGCGTTCGCGGTGTCGCTGCTGAGCATGGCCAGGCCTTCGACCCCGCCGCCGGACATGGCTGACTACGCCAGTTCGGTGCGCCCGATGCCCGACAACTGGGCTGAGGTCCGAGCCCAGGCCGAGCCGGACCAGCCGGCCCTGGACGGGCGCTCGCGGGCCGAGCTGGGCCAGGCCGCGAGCCAGGCCGCCCATGAGCTGGGGCTGGAGCCTGGCGGCAGGCTGATGTGGACCGCGCCCTGGGCCGGGCCACAGGACTGGACAGCGTCGCTGCTCGCGCCGCTGGCCGTCGGCGGCTCGGTGGTGCTGGTGCGCAATCCCGACCCGGCCAAGGCCGCCGCCCGGGCCGCGGCCGAGCGGTCCACCGCCAGCGTCTGA
- a CDS encoding CoA transferase subunit A, with amino-acid sequence MVATAAEAVADIGHGASLAVGGFGLCGIPHVLIQALLELGSGELESVSNNCGVDEAGLGMLLGARRIRRAIGSYVGENREFARQYLGGELELELTPQGTLAERLRAGGSGIPAFYTPAGVGTMIAEGGLPWRYNSDGSIAVASPPKETREFNGQLYVLEEGIVTDFALVRAARGDRHGNLSYDASARNFNPLCAMAGRITIAEVEQLVEPGELDPEQVHTPGVFVQRVVEVGEAGKLIEKRTVREQSDPGVAGAGQGSEQGGQQESAG; translated from the coding sequence GTGGTGGCAACAGCCGCCGAAGCGGTGGCCGACATCGGCCACGGCGCTTCGCTGGCGGTCGGCGGGTTCGGGCTGTGCGGCATTCCGCACGTGCTCATCCAGGCGCTGCTCGAACTCGGCAGCGGTGAGCTGGAGTCCGTGTCGAACAACTGCGGGGTGGACGAGGCGGGTCTGGGCATGCTGCTGGGCGCCCGACGCATCCGGCGCGCCATCGGCTCCTACGTCGGTGAGAACCGCGAGTTCGCGCGGCAGTACCTGGGCGGTGAGCTGGAGCTCGAGCTGACGCCGCAGGGCACCCTGGCCGAGCGGTTGCGGGCCGGCGGCTCCGGGATCCCCGCGTTCTACACCCCAGCCGGGGTCGGCACCATGATCGCCGAGGGCGGCCTGCCGTGGCGCTACAACTCCGACGGCTCGATCGCGGTGGCCTCGCCGCCGAAGGAGACCCGCGAGTTCAACGGCCAGCTGTACGTGCTCGAAGAGGGCATCGTCACCGACTTCGCGCTGGTGCGGGCGGCCCGGGGTGACCGGCACGGCAACCTCAGCTACGACGCCTCGGCCCGCAACTTCAACCCGCTGTGCGCGATGGCGGGCCGGATCACCATCGCCGAGGTCGAGCAGCTCGTCGAGCCCGGTGAGCTGGACCCCGAGCAGGTGCACACTCCCGGGGTGTTCGTGCAACGGGTCGTCGAGGTGGGCGAGGCCGGCAAGCTGATCGAGAAGCGCAC